The genomic stretch GCCTCAGATGTTGCCGCGTTAGACAATGTCCGCGTCGAATATCTTGGGAAGAAAGGGCACCTGACCCTTCAGATGACAACCCTGCGTGAGCTGCCGCCAGAAGAACGCCCGGCAGCGGGTGCGGTGATTAACGAAGCCAAAGAGCAGGTACAGCAGGCGCTGAACGCGCGCAAAGCCGAGCTGGAAAGCGCGGTGCTGAATGCGCGTCTGGCCGCAGAGACGATCGACGTTTCTCTGCCGGGTCGCCGTATCGAAAACGGTGGTCTGCACCCGGTTACCCGCACCATCGATCGCATTGAAAGTTTCTTCGGTGAGCTCGGCTTTACCGTGGCGACTGGCCCGGAAATCGAAGATGATTACCATAACTTCGACGCCCTGAACATTCCTGGCCATCATCCGGCACGCGCTGACCACGACACTTTCTGGTTCGACGCTACGCGTCTGCTGCGTACTCAGACCTCCGGCGTTCAGATCCGTACCATGAAGGAGCAGGCGCCGCCAATCCGTATTATCGCGCCGGGCCGCGTCTATCGTAACGACTACGATCAGACCCACACCCCAATGTTCCACCAGATGGAAGGTCTGATTGTTGATAAAAACATCAGCTTCACCAACCTGAAGGGCACGCTGCACGATTTCCTGAACAACTTCTTTGAGGAAGATCTGCAGGTTCGTTTCCGCCCGTCCTACTTCCCGTTCACCGAACCGTCTGCGGAAGTTGATGTGATGGGTAAAAACGGCAAATGGCTGGAAGTGCTGGGCTGCGGCATGGTGCATCCAAACGTGCTGCGCAACGTGGGTATCGATCCGGAAGTTTACTCCGGCTTTGCTTTCGGCATGGGCATGGAGCGTCTGACCATGCTGCGCTACGGCGTGACCGACTTACGTGCATTCTTCGAAAACGATCTGCGTTTCCTCAAACAGTTTAAATAAGGGCAGGACAGAACAATGAAATTCAGTGAACTGTGGTTACGCGAGTGGGTGAACACCACGCTGGACAGCGACGCGCTTTCTAACCAGATCACCATGGCAGGTCTGGAAGTCGACGGCGTTGAGCCGGTTTCCGGTGCTTTCAACGGCGTGGTCGTCGGTGAAGTGGTCGAGTGCGGCCAGCACCCTAACGCTGACAAACTGCGCGTAACAAAAGTAAACGTGGGCGGTGACCGTCTGCTGGATATCGTCTGCGGTGCGCCAAACTGCCGTCAGGGCCTGAAGGTGGCCGTGGCGACCGTCGGTGCAGTGCTGCCGGGCGATTTCAAAATTAAAGCGGCTAAGCTGCGCGGCGAGCCGTCTGAAGGCATGCTGTGCTCCTTCTCCGAGCTGGGTATTTCCGACGATCACAACGGCATCATTGAGCTGCCGCTGGATGCGCCAGTCGGCACCGATATCCGTGAATACCTGAAGCTTGATGACAACACCATTGAAATCAGCGTCACGCCAAACCGTGCCGACTGCTTAGGGATCATCGGCGTGGCGCGCGACGTGGCCGTGCTGAACCAGACCGAACTGAACGCGCCGGACATTGCGCCGGTTGAAGCGACCATCGGTGACGTGCTGCCTATTCAGGTTGACGCTGCGGATGCTTGCCCGCGCTACCTCGGTCGCGTGGTGAAAGGCATCAACGTGAAAGCGCCAACCCCGCTGTGGATGAAAGAGAAGCTGCGCCGCTGCGGTATTCGCTCTATCGACGCCGTGGTTGACGTGACCAACTACGTTCTGCTGGAGCTGGGCCAGCCAATGCACGCGTTCGATAAAGACCGTATCGACGGCGGCATCGTTGTGCGCATGGCGAAAGAGGGCGAAACCCTGGTTCTGCTGGACGGCAGCGAAGCGAAACTGAACGCCGACACCCTGGTGATTGCTGACCACAGCAAAGCGCTGGCAATGGGCGGTATCTTCGGTGGCGAGCACTCAGGCGTCAACGACGAGACGCAAAACGTCCTGCTGGAATGCGCGTTCTTCAGCCCGCTCTCCATCACCGGTCGCGCACGCCGTCACGGCCTGCATACCGATGCCTCTCACCGCTACGAGCGCGGCGTTGACCCGGCGCTGCAGTACAAAGCGATGGAACGTGCGACCCGCCTGCTGATCGACATCTGCGGCGGTGAAGCGGGCCCGGTTATCGACGTCACCAACGAAGAAACGCTGCCGAAGCGTGCGACCATCACCCTGCGCCGCAGCAAGCTGGATCGCCTGATTGGTCACCACGTTGCCGATGCGCAGGTGACCGACATCCTGAAACGTCTGGGCTGTGAAGTTACCGAAGGCCAGGACGAGTGGAAAGCCGTTGCGCCATCATGGCGTTTCGACATGGAAATTGAAGAAGATCTAGTGGAAGAAGTGGCCCGCGTTTACGGCTACAACAACATCCCTGACGAGCCTGTCCAGGCAGGTCTGGTGATGGGCGCCCACCGTGAAGCCGACCTGTCCCTGAAGCGCGTGAAAACCATGCTGAACGACAAAGGCTACCAGGAAGTGATCACCTACAGCTTCGTTGATCCAAAGCTGCAGCAGCTGATCCACCCGGGCCAGGAGGCGCTGATCCTGCCAAGCCCAATCTCCAGCGAAATGTCCGCGATGCGTCTGTCTCTGTGGACGGGCCTGCTGGGCACTGTCGTTTATAACCAGAATCGCCAGCAAAACCGCGTGCGAATTTTCGAAAGCGGTTTGCGCTTTGTACCGGATAATCAGGCAAATTTAGGCATCCGTCAGGATCTCATGCTGGCTGGCGCCATCAGCGGCAACCGCTATGAAGAGCACTGGGACCTGGCAAAAGGCACGGTTGATTTCTACGATATGAAGGGCGATCTGGAAGCGATTCTGGATCTGACCGGTAAATTATCTGAAATTGAATTCCGCGCAGAAGCTATCCCGGCTCTGCATCCGGGCCAGAGCGCAGCGATCTATTTAGACGGCAAACGCGTTGGTTTTATTGGGGTTGTTCACCCTGAGCTGGAGCGTAAGCTGGACCTGAACGGCCGTACCATCGTGTTCGAGCTGGAATGGAACCCGGTGGCTGACCGCGTTATTCCTCAGGCTCAGGACGTCTCCCGCTTCCCGGCAAACCGCCGTGATATCGCGGTTGTGGTCGCGGAAAATGTGCCTGCAGCAGATATTTTGGCCGAATGTAAGAAAGTTGGCGTAAATCAGGTAGTTGGCGTAAACTTATTTGACGTGTACCGCGGCAAGGGCGTAGCAGAAGGTTTCAAGAGCCTCGCTATTAGCCTTATCCTTCAGGATACCAGCCGTACACTCGAAGAAGAGGAGATTGCCGCTACCGTCGCCAAATGTGTAGAGGCATTAAAAGAGCGATTCCAGGCATCATTGAGGGATTGAACCTATGGCGCTTACAAAAGCTGAAATGTCAGAATATCTGTTTGATAAGCTTGGGCTTAGCAAACGGGATGCCAAAGAGCTGGTAGAGCTGTTTTTCGAAGAGATCCGTCGTGCTCTGGAAAATGGTGAGCAGGTAAAACTCTCCGGTTTTGGCAATTTTGATTTGCGAGACAAAAACCAACGTCCGGGCCGCAACCCGAAGACGGGGGAAGATATTCCCATTACAGCCCGCCGCGTGGTGACCTTCAGACCCGGCCAGAAGTTGAAAAGCCGTGTCGAAAACGCAACGCCCAAAGCAGAGTAATATGAACTAACTAAAAAGGCCGCCCACGCGGCCTTTTTTCTTTGCGCTCTCCGGCAAACCCGCCGTAAAATCAATTACATCTCACGCTACTAAAACCGTACCCATGCTTGATTATGCCCATCGCCAGCACCGTTCCGATAAGCGTCGCCTGTTTTTGCTGGTGCTGTTGCTCATTGTCGCCGCAGGCGTGAGCCTCTGCGCGGGCGACAGATGGATCGGGCCAGAAAGCTGGTGGGGGCCGGACGGGCAGCTCTTCGTCTGGCAAATTCGCATACCGCGCACCGTCGCGGTGGTTCTGGTCGGCGCCGCGCTGGCGCTGTGCGGTACCATAATGCAGGCGTTGTTTGATAACCCTCTGGCGGAGCCCGGGCTGCTCGGCGTGTCAAACGGCGCAGGCGTAGGCCTGATTGCGGCGGTAATGCTCGGCGGAGGGGAACTCTCCGGATGGAGTATTAGCCTGAGCGCTATCCTCGGCGCGCTGCTAATCACCGCGATCCTTCTTCGTTTCGCCAGACGGCACTTATCGACCAGCCGTCTGCTGCTTGCCGGCGTGGCGCTAGGGATCATCTGCAGCGCGCTGATGACCTGGGCGGTCTACTTCTCAACATCCTTTGACCTGCGTCAGCTGATGTACTGGATGATGGGCGGCTTCGGAGGCGTTGACTGGCACCAGGGCTGGCTGATGGCGCTGCTGGTACCGGTCATCGTGTGGGCTGCCCTGCAGGCGCAGCCGCTGAATATGCTCGCGCTGGGGGAAACTTCTGCCCGCCAGCTCGGCATGCCGATTGGGTTCTGGCGTAATGTGCTGGTCATAGCCATTGGCTGGCTGGTCGGCGTCAGCGTGGCTCTGGCGGGCGCGATCGGCTTTATCGGGCTGGTGATTCCGCACATGCTGCGCCTGTGTGGCCTCACGGACCATCGAACCCTGCTTCCGGCCTCGGCGGTTGCCGGGGCCGTCACGCTGCTGGTGGCCGACATCATCGCCCGGCTTGCCCTGACGGCCGCAGAGCTGCCCATCGGCGTGGTGACCGCCACGCTGGGCGCGCCGGTCTTTATCTGGCTACTATTAAAAGCTGGACGTTAAAACAACTAGCCGTAAGACAACCTGAGGGAATGCTATGCAGTCAGATATCCTGAATACTGAAGTGACCACCATTGATGGCGTTAACACCACGCTGGAAGGCTACAAAGGCAACGTGCTGCTTATCGTCAACGTGGCATCCAAGTGTGGCCTGACGCCGCAGTACGAGCAGCTGGAGAACATTCAGAAGGCCTGGGAGAAAGACGGTTTCACCGTGCTGGGCTTCCCGTGCAACCAGTTCCTGGGCCAGGAGCCGGGCAGCGAAGAGGAGATTAAAACCTTCTGCAGCACCACCTATGGCGTGACGTTCCCGATGTTCAGCAAAATCGATGTCAACGGTGAAGACCGCCATCCGCTGTATGCGAAGCTGATCGCTGCCGCGCCGAAGGCCGTTGCGCCGGAAGGAAGCGGTTTTTATGAACGCATGGCCAGCAAAGGCCGCGCGCCGCTTTACCCGGACGATATCCTGTGGAATTTTGAAAAATTCCTGATTGGCCGCGACGGCCAGGTCGTTCAGCGTTTTTCGCCGGATATGACCCCTGAAGATCCGATCGTCATGGAATCTATCAAGCTGGCGCTGGCGAAATAATGTCGTTGCTGATGCAGCTCACGGACGTTGCTGAGAAGGGGCGTCTGGAGCCGATAACCGGATCCATCAATGCGGGAGAAATTCTGCATCTTGTCGGGCCAAACGGTGCAGGGAAGAGCACTCTGCTGGCACGGATGGCAGGCATGACCGACGGAGAAGGGCAGATAACGCTGCTGGAGCATACGCTTGCCGACTGGTCACCGGTCTCGCTGGCGCATCGGCGCAGTTACCTCGTGCAGCAGCAGGTGCCGCCTTTTGCGATGCCGGTCTGGCACTATCTGATGCTGCATTTGCACGACAAACAACAGACGGCACTGCTGACGGACGTGGCCGCGGCCCTGGGGCTGGAAGATAAACTGTCCCGGCATGCCAGCCAGCTTTCAGGTGGAGAGTGGCAGCGGGTGCGCCTGGCGGCCGTCATTCTTCAGATCCACCCGGCAGGTAATCCTCACGGGCGAATGCTGCTTCTCGATGAACCCATGAGCGGTCTGGACGTGGCGCAGCAGGCGGCACTGGATACGCTGTTAAGCGCCCTGAGCCGAAAAGGTATCGCCGTGGTGATGAGCAGTCATGACCTCAACCACACCCTGCGTCATGCCCACCGGGTGTGGCTGCTGTCGCAGGGAAAGATGATCGCCAGCGGTGCCCGGGATCGGGTGCTTACGCCGCCCCATCTTGCACGCGCGTACAACATGTCGTTCCGCAGGCTGGATATTGAGGGACATAAGATGCTGATTTCTACCGGGCAGACGTAACCGTTTCTTGCCTCTTAGCACAATTGCACGCTAAATTACGAAAAGAACAAAAAAAGCAGAGGATTCGTCTGAAAATGCGATTCTGGTTTCTCCTGATGGCCGCACTTTTTCTTGCGGGATGCAGTAGCCATCGTGCGCCGCCGCCTAACCCACGGCTTTCAGATTCGATCACCGTCATTGCCAGCCTTAACGATCAGCTGAGCAACTGGCGCGGCACGCCTTATCGCTACGGAGGCATGAGCCGCGGCGGCGTAGATTGCTCCGGCTTCGTGCTGATGACGTTCCGCGACAAGTTTGATTTACAGCTTCCGCGCGAAACGCGCAAACAGGCAGAAATAGGCACTGAAATTGATAAAGACGATCTTCTGCCCGGGGACCTGGTTTTCTTCAAAACCGGCTCGGGTGAAAGCGGTCTTCATGTGGGCATATATGATACAGACAATCAGTTCATTCACGCCTCGACAAGCCGCGGCGTGATGCGCTCTTCTCTTGATAACGTTTACTGGCGTAAAAATTTCTGGCAGGCACGACGTATATAGTCTTTGTCAGACACTTCTCTTATGACGGCATGGTCTCTAATAAATCATGCCGTTTTTTCTCAAATAAGATGCTTAAAGTTAAATTTATCCAAAATTAGCGAATCCTGCATGTGTCTGTTTTATCTAAAACTGGCTATTATTCAGCAACCAGGATAAAATTATTTTAGATTCAGGGATAAATCTGAAAATAAATACGGAACTAATGAAATTAATCTTATTAAAATCAAGACAGTGGAATTGTGTCGGCAATTGCTCCAGGATGTCCTCTCTCATCTTTAATGCGGAGCGAGTGCAATGATTATTACGCTAGATAATGCTTACCAGTCTGAACTGCTGCTTCTGCCTGCCCGTAATAGCGCCGGGGAGCTTAAAGGTTTAGAGGTTCTGGTTAACTTTACTGGCGTCGGTAGCGATGTGCGGATCCCCACTGAGCTCGTTATCCCTCGGCTTTCAGCAGCTGAAGAGTTAGTGCTGTTTAACGAAAAACTGCAATTGCTTGATACCTGTAAACTGTTTTTTATTCAGCATCAGTTAATTGCATGGATCAATATTACACCTGCAATAGTTGAATTTTTATTAAGTGATGGAAACGCTGTTTCAATCCTTGAGCGTTATCCGTTTCTTGAGTTTACTGTTAATGAGAATTATCCAGGTTTAAATAACGGAAAAGACGATCTACAGCTGGCGAGAATGGCAATCCATTTCCCGTTGGTCCTGGCAAACTTTGGCGCAGGCGCCGCATCGCTCAAAGCGGTCTATGATGGATTATTTAAACGGGTTATTCTCGACAAAGGCTTCATTCAGCAGCGTGCCCCGGAGCTCTCTTTTGAGCCCTTTATGCGCGCAATCCTCTGGCAAATCACACCGCACTGCCAGTCAGTGATCGTCTCGGGCATTGACGACCACGGCCTGTTGCAACGCGTGTTGTCCTTCAATTTTGGCGCCATGCAGGGCGCACTCTGGCCAGCCGTCTCTGCGGAGCACGTTACATCGCTGGTTCAGCAGCGATAACCCTTGCTTTCGCCCGTGTTTAAGTCCGGGTAAACCCTCTACACTAAAAGCAGGAGGACTTATGACCCTGTCTTTTACTGCTCACTGGCATGACGAGTTGCCTGGCTTTTACACCGCACTCAAACCAACACCGTTACAAAATTCACGCCTTATCTGGCATAACGATTTGCTGGCAGAAGAGCTGGCCATTCCGCCTGAGCTGTTTCAGCGTTCAGAAGGCGCTGGCGTCTGGGGCGGTGAAACGCTTCTCGCCGGGATGCAACCTCTGGCTCAGGTCTATAGCGGACATCAGTTTGGCGTCTGGGCGGGGCAGCTGGGCGACGGCAGGGGGATCCTGCTCGGCGAACAACAGCTTCCCAACGGGGAGACGGTTGACTGGCACCTGAAAGGCGCGGGTCTTACTCCCTATTCGCGAATGGGCGACGGGCGTGCGGTTCTGCGTTCAACGATTCGTGAATGCCTGGGCTCCGAAGCGATGCATGCCCTGGGGATCCCCACTACCCGAGCGCTGTCGATCGTGACCAGCGATACGCCGGTTGTGCGCGAAACGGTGGAAAAGGGCGCAATGCTGATGCGTATCGCGCAAAGCCATCTGCGCTTCGGCCATTTTGAGCACTTTTACTACCGTCGCGAGCCGGAAAAGGTGCGCCAGCTGGCTGACTTTGCCATTCGTCACCACTGGGCGCATTTGCAGGACGAGGCGGATAAATACGTTATCTGGTTCAGGGATGTGGTTGCCCGAACCGCAGCCCTGATTGCCCGCTGGCAAACGGTGGGCTTTGCCCATGGCGTCATGAATACGGACAACATGTCGATCCTCGGGTTGACCTTTGATTACGGCCCGTTTGGTTTCCTGGACGATTATCAGCCTGGCTATATCTGCAACCACTCCGACTATCAGGGACGTTACAGCTTTGACAATCAGCCAGCGGTTGGCCTGTGGAACCTGCAGCGGCTTGCGCAAACCCTGTCGCCGTTCATCGACGTAGATGCCCTGAATGATGCACTCGACAGCTATCAGGACATATTGCTGCGAGAATACGGCACGCTGATGCGCAATAAGCTGGGACTGATGACGCAGGAGAGGGGCGATAACGACATTCTCAACGGCCTGTTTGCCCTGATGGCGCGCGAGGGCAGCGATTATACCCGTACCTTCCGGATGCTGAGCCAGACGGAGCAGCACAGTGCGGCCTCGCCGCTGCGCGACGAGTTTATTGACAGACAGGCGTTTGACGACTGGTTTGCCACTTACCGCGCGCGTCTGCAGCAGGAGCTGGTGGACGACGCCACTCGCCAGACGCAGATGAACGCGACGAACCCGGCGATGGTGTTGCGCAACTGGCTGGCGCAGCGGGCGATTGAGCAGGCAGAGCAGGGTGAATACGACGAGCTACACCGTCTGCATGTGGCGTTGCGCACGCCGTTTGCAGACCGGGATGATGACTACGTCAGCCGCCCGCCTGACTGGGGCAAGCGGCTGGAGGTCAGCTGCTCAAGCTAGTCTTTTGGCCGGGAGGCGGCTTCGCCTTACCCGGCCTGAACATCACTGCGCGACCCAGCCGCCATCCATATTCCACGCGACGCCGCGAACGTTCACGGCGCCCTCGCTGCACAAAAACAGCGCCAGTTCACCCAGCTGCTCCGGGGTGACAAACTCGCCCGAAGGCTGTTTCTCCGCCAGAAGCTGTTCCCGAGCCTGCTCCGGCGGTACGCCGTCAGCGATGCGCTTATCAATTTGCTGCTGCACCAGCGGGGTCAGCACCCAGCCGGGACAGATGGTATTGGCGGTAATGCCGGTGCGGGCGGTTTCCAGCGCCAGCGATTTCGTAAAGCCCACTACGCCATGCTTGGCGGCCACGTAGGCTGACTTCTCTTTTGACGCGACCAGCCCGTGAACCGAGGCGATATTGATGATGCGCCCCCAGTTTTTCTCGCGCATGGCGGGCAGCGCCAGCCGGCTGGTGTGAAATACCGAGGAGAGATTAATGGCGATAATGTCGTTCCATATCTCCACCGGAAACGCGTCAACCGGGGCGACATGCTGTATCCCTGCGTTGTTGACAAGAATGTCCACGCCGCCAAACTGCGATTCGGCGTAGCGCATCATGGCTTCAATTTGCAGCACGTCACGCAGGTCCGCATCGTGATAGCCCGGCTTTTTGCCCAGTTGCGCAATCTCTTCTCTTGCTGATTCGCTGTCGCCGAAACCGTTGAGGATCAGCTGTGCCCCGGCCTTCGCCAGCACGCGGGCGATCCCAAGTCCAATGCCGCTGGTCGAGCCCGTCACCAGCGCGGTCTTACCGTTCAGATTCATCTTTCTCTCCTTACACAATGCCGGTCAGATAGAACACGGCAATGACAAAAAGCACTGCCAGACTTTTAATGAGGGTGATAGCGAAAATGCCGCCGTAGGCCTGGCGATGGCTCAGGCCGGTAATCGCCAGCAGGGTAATCACCGCGCCGTTATGGGGAAGGGTATCCATCCCGCCGCTCGCCATCGACGCCACGCGGTGCAGCACCTCAAGAGGAATATTGGCGGCGTGGGCGGCGGCGACAAACGAGTCGGACATGGCGGCAAGCGCAATACTCATCCCGCCGGACGCCGAGCCGGTGATGCCCGCAAGCACCGTCACGCTGATGGCTTCATTCAGCAGCGGATTCGGGATGGCCGCCAGCGCTTTGGATAACACCAGGAACCCGGGCAGGGCGGCGATCACCGCGCCGAAACCGTATTCCGAGGCGGTATTCATCGCCGCCAGAATGGCACCGCTCACCGCGGTCCGGCTGCCTTCAGCCAGACGCCCCCGTATATTGCGAAAGCCAAAAATCAGCACCAGCACGATACCGGAGATCAGCGCCGCCTCGACGGCCCAGATGGCGGTGATCTTGCCCACCTCGGTCACAATGGGTTTCGCCAGGCCTGGCAGAGTCAGCTCGTGGGTCGTGCCGTACCAGCCGGGGATCCAGCGGGTAAACAGCAGGTTCAGTATGCCCACTACAAGCAGCGGGGAGATAGCAATCAGCGGGTGTGGAAGGTTAATGTTATCCGGCGTCTCGGGTTCATTTTTCAGATCCGTACCGTAGCCTTCGTTGTTATTGAACGCCTTACGACGCTGACGCTCCAGCCAGAGCAGACCAAAGACGATAATAAACAGAGAGCCGATAAGCCCCAGCCACGGCGCGGCCCAGGCGTTTGTGCCAAAGAAGCTGGTGGGGATGATGTTCTGGATCTGCGGCGTGCCGGGCAGGGCGTCCATGGTAAACGAAAACGCCCCCAGCGCCACGGTGGCCGGGATCAGCCGCTTGGGGATGCCGCTCTGGCGGAACAGTTCCGCGGCGAAAGGGTAAACCGCAAACGCCACCACGAACAGCGATACGCCGCCGTAGGTTAGCAGCGCGCACACCAGGACGATCACCGGAATAGCGTGGCGACGGCCGAGGATCTGAATCGCGGCGGCGACGATGGAGCGTGAGAAACCGGAAAGCTCAATCAGCTTGCCAAACACCGCGCCCAGCAGGAACACCGGGAAGTAGAGCTTGACGAAGCCCACCATCTTTTCCATAAACAGGCCGGTAAACGTCGGGCCGACGGCACCCGGATCGGTCAGCAGCACGGCGCCGAGCGCCGCAATCGGTGCAAACAAAATAACGCTGTATCCGCGATAGGCCGCCAGCATCAGCAGCGCCAGCGCCGCCAGGGCAATTAACACACTCATTACGACTCCTCACTTTAATTATTATTAGGGTATCAACGAGATGCTTAACGCTCGACGGTCAGAGCAATGCCTTGCCCGCCGCCCACGCACAGGGTGACGAGCCCTTTTTTGACGTCACGGCGCTGCATTTCGTACAGCAGCGTCACGAGGATGCGGCAGCCGGAGGCGCCAATCGGATGACCCAGGGCGATAGCGCCGCCGTTAACGTTCACCCTGCGCTCATCCCAGCCGAGCTGCTTGCCCACCGCCAGCGCCTGGGCGGCAAAGGCCTCATTGGCTTCAATGAGGTCCACGTCATCCAGCGTCCAGCCCGCCCGCGACAGAGCCGTCCGGCAGGCGCTGACCGGACCGATGCCCATCACCGACGGGTCAACGCCCGTCACGGCGTAGCTCACGATGCGACCGAGAACTGGCAAACCGCTCTCCCGCGCCTTTTCGCCGCTCATCAGCAGCACCGCGGCGGCACCGTCGTTGAGCGTCGACGCATTTCCGGCCGTCACCGTGCCTTCCGCCTGCAAAAAGGCGGGGCGCAGCTGCGCCAGCTGCTCGGCGGTGGTGCCTGGCCGGGGCTGTTCGTCACGGCGGACGATAAGCGGCGGTTTTTTACCCTGTTTTACCGTTACCGGCGCTATCTCGGCGTCAAACCGACCCGCTTCGAGGGCAAAAGCCGCTTTGTGCTGCGACCGGGCGGCAAAGGCGTCCTGCTGCTCGCGGGAAATGGCATTCTCCCGGGCGACGTTTTCAGCGGTGATCCCCATGTGATAATCGTTGAACGCGTCCCACAGGCCGTCGGTAATCATGCTGTCCTGCAGGCCTGTATGGCCAAAACGCAGCCCTGAACGCGCGCCGTCCAGCAGATAGGGGGCGTTGCTCATGCTCTCCTGACCGCCAGCGATAATCGCTTCCGCGTCGCCGCAGCGGATCGCCTGCGCGGCGAGCTGCACCGCTTTTAATCCCGCGCCGCAGACCAGGTTGACCGTTGTCGCCGGCGTGCTGACGGGTAATCCGGCGGCGATGGCCGTCTGGCGCGCCGGGTTTTGCCCGCATCCCGCCGTCAGCACCTGCCCGAAAATAAGTTCATCTACCTGTTCTTCGTGAAGATCGCTGTTCTCCAGCAGGTGCCGCACCGCGATGGCCCCCAGCTCAACCGCTGAAAGGGACGATAGCGATCCGCGAAAACTGCCTATGGGGGTTCGCGTGGCCCCGACAATCATGACTTCTTTCATCGTGAGTCCTCAGTTGAAGCGCATCTCGCGAACGTCGTCCGCCACAATCATTTTCCCGGCCGTCTTAGCCGCAATTTCGTCGATGCTGACGCCGGGTGCGTATTCCAGCAGGATGAACGCGCCGTCCTCGATCTCCAGCAATGCGAGGTCGGTTAAGACCCGACGGATACAGCCCGCGCCCGTGAGCGGCAGCGTGCAGCGCGGCAGCAGCTTTGATTCACCGCTTTTAGACGCGTGGGTCATCACCACAATGATGTTCTGCGCCCCGGCGACGAGATCCATCGCGCCGCCCATGCCCTTCACCATCTTTCCGGGGATCATCCAAGAGGCGATATTGCCCTCGACGTCCACTTCAAACGCGCCCAGCACGGTCAGGTCGACATGACCGCCGCGGATCATGGCAAACGACTGGGCCGAGTCGAAAATGGCTGCGCCGGTTCGCGCGGTCACGGTCTGTTTACCAGCGTTGATCATGTCGGCGTCAAGGCTCTGCTCGTCAGGAAAAGCCCCCATCCCCAGCAGCCCGTTTTCCGACTGAAGCATCACGTCCATCCCGTCCGGAATGTAGTTCGCCACCAGGGTAGGGATACCGATCCCCAGGTTGACGTAATACCCGTCGCGCAGCTCGCGGGCGACGCGTATGGCCATCTGTTCACGGGTTAACATCGTCAGACTCCTTCCGCGCGCAGGGTGCGCTGTTCAATGCGTTTTTCAAACTGGCCGACAATCAGCCTGTCGACGTAAATGCCCGGGGTATGAATGGCCGACGGGGGCAGCTCACCCGGGGGAACAATCTCTTCCACCTCGACGACCGTTATCCGGCCCGCCGTTGCCATCAGCGGATTAAAATTTTGCGCGGTATGCCGGTAGACAACGTTGCCGTACCAGTCCGCTTTCCAGCCCTTAATCAGCGC from Enterobacter dykesii encodes the following:
- a CDS encoding 3-hydroxybutyrate dehydrogenase, with product MNLNGKTALVTGSTSGIGLGIARVLAKAGAQLILNGFGDSESAREEIAQLGKKPGYHDADLRDVLQIEAMMRYAESQFGGVDILVNNAGIQHVAPVDAFPVEIWNDIIAINLSSVFHTSRLALPAMREKNWGRIINIASVHGLVASKEKSAYVAAKHGVVGFTKSLALETARTGITANTICPGWVLTPLVQQQIDKRIADGVPPEQAREQLLAEKQPSGEFVTPEQLGELALFLCSEGAVNVRGVAWNMDGGWVAQ
- the selO gene encoding protein adenylyltransferase SelO, with the protein product MTLSFTAHWHDELPGFYTALKPTPLQNSRLIWHNDLLAEELAIPPELFQRSEGAGVWGGETLLAGMQPLAQVYSGHQFGVWAGQLGDGRGILLGEQQLPNGETVDWHLKGAGLTPYSRMGDGRAVLRSTIRECLGSEAMHALGIPTTRALSIVTSDTPVVRETVEKGAMLMRIAQSHLRFGHFEHFYYRREPEKVRQLADFAIRHHWAHLQDEADKYVIWFRDVVARTAALIARWQTVGFAHGVMNTDNMSILGLTFDYGPFGFLDDYQPGYICNHSDYQGRYSFDNQPAVGLWNLQRLAQTLSPFIDVDALNDALDSYQDILLREYGTLMRNKLGLMTQERGDNDILNGLFALMAREGSDYTRTFRMLSQTEQHSAASPLRDEFIDRQAFDDWFATYRARLQQELVDDATRQTQMNATNPAMVLRNWLAQRAIEQAEQGEYDELHRLHVALRTPFADRDDDYVSRPPDWGKRLEVSCSS
- a CDS encoding CoA transferase subunit B, which codes for MLTREQMAIRVARELRDGYYVNLGIGIPTLVANYIPDGMDVMLQSENGLLGMGAFPDEQSLDADMINAGKQTVTARTGAAIFDSAQSFAMIRGGHVDLTVLGAFEVDVEGNIASWMIPGKMVKGMGGAMDLVAGAQNIIVVMTHASKSGESKLLPRCTLPLTGAGCIRRVLTDLALLEIEDGAFILLEYAPGVSIDEIAAKTAGKMIVADDVREMRFN
- a CDS encoding EAL domain-containing protein — its product is MIITLDNAYQSELLLLPARNSAGELKGLEVLVNFTGVGSDVRIPTELVIPRLSAAEELVLFNEKLQLLDTCKLFFIQHQLIAWINITPAIVEFLLSDGNAVSILERYPFLEFTVNENYPGLNNGKDDLQLARMAIHFPLVLANFGAGAASLKAVYDGLFKRVILDKGFIQQRAPELSFEPFMRAILWQITPHCQSVIVSGIDDHGLLQRVLSFNFGAMQGALWPAVSAEHVTSLVQQR
- a CDS encoding GntP family permease, whose amino-acid sequence is MSVLIALAALALLMLAAYRGYSVILFAPIAALGAVLLTDPGAVGPTFTGLFMEKMVGFVKLYFPVFLLGAVFGKLIELSGFSRSIVAAAIQILGRRHAIPVIVLVCALLTYGGVSLFVVAFAVYPFAAELFRQSGIPKRLIPATVALGAFSFTMDALPGTPQIQNIIPTSFFGTNAWAAPWLGLIGSLFIIVFGLLWLERQRRKAFNNNEGYGTDLKNEPETPDNINLPHPLIAISPLLVVGILNLLFTRWIPGWYGTTHELTLPGLAKPIVTEVGKITAIWAVEAALISGIVLVLIFGFRNIRGRLAEGSRTAVSGAILAAMNTASEYGFGAVIAALPGFLVLSKALAAIPNPLLNEAISVTVLAGITGSASGGMSIALAAMSDSFVAAAHAANIPLEVLHRVASMASGGMDTLPHNGAVITLLAITGLSHRQAYGGIFAITLIKSLAVLFVIAVFYLTGIV
- a CDS encoding acetyl-CoA C-acetyltransferase, which encodes MKEVMIVGATRTPIGSFRGSLSSLSAVELGAIAVRHLLENSDLHEEQVDELIFGQVLTAGCGQNPARQTAIAAGLPVSTPATTVNLVCGAGLKAVQLAAQAIRCGDAEAIIAGGQESMSNAPYLLDGARSGLRFGHTGLQDSMITDGLWDAFNDYHMGITAENVARENAISREQQDAFAARSQHKAAFALEAGRFDAEIAPVTVKQGKKPPLIVRRDEQPRPGTTAEQLAQLRPAFLQAEGTVTAGNASTLNDGAAAVLLMSGEKARESGLPVLGRIVSYAVTGVDPSVMGIGPVSACRTALSRAGWTLDDVDLIEANEAFAAQALAVGKQLGWDERRVNVNGGAIALGHPIGASGCRILVTLLYEMQRRDVKKGLVTLCVGGGQGIALTVER